The following coding sequences are from one Fibrobacter sp. UWR4 window:
- a CDS encoding tandem-95 repeat protein, whose translation MRRKNWSVAALLASAGLLASLGVAQEAGEAAANEAPSVSGIPGESIDEGGKFAPIKLDQYVSDDMDKPEQLKWSVSGNKMLKVTISKDRIATIETPDQYWNGNEDITFAATDTKGAVGSETANFNVESVNNPPVVAQIPDQTIDEGQKFTKIRLDDFVTDPDHPKNQMLWEFDITPNGKDQAEGDLNVEIDQNRVATIVIPDPNWYGSAKIKFTATDGEYASDSKTAIFTVKPINDAPVMQKIPDQTIEEKNEFESISLTDFVTDVDDDVSKLKWTITGGKDLKIDVDKYGTANIKIPNEYWNGSENFTVTATDAAGASASSKLTLTVKSINDAPEFVQEVPEQTIEEKQEFKPIELDKLVKDPDHPYEQLKWTVSGNKDLKVNIAGKTATIKIPNKLWNGSESIKFKVCDPEGACAESENSFTVNSVNDVPTFVKTIPNQNIDEKKTFAKIKLDDYIEDADHKKSELSWEADVKHQGKEPESGTLNVNIDESHVASIEIPDTYWNGTAVVTFTCTDPEGASVKQNVTLSVKSINDLPVFTKIPDQTIEEKNEFNSINLEEFLSDADHDISKLKIDITGNKDIKVDLNSKTRDVSFKTPNELWNGSETITFTATDPEGGVAKTQMKLTVKSINDPPVMKDIPEQTIKEKGQFKPVELDKYVEDLDHSKDKLKWTVTGQRELKVVVDGSRVLKVTPPSPQWNGSETLTIKVTDPEGATDERTVAYTVESVNDVPEFVKQIAPQTIKEKSQFQPIKLGEMVRDLDNKLSDLTFTVDVKSSVKGKDAGLTVEIDAQQVAKIIIPNKLWNGADEITFTVTDPEGATASSKALFTVQSVNDVPTLKKIPDQMIDEKMEFASINLAELAADADHEFKLLKWSVSGNKDLKIDISKDGVATVKTPSKLWNGSEKVTFTVTDPEGASAKSEAVFTVKSINDAPVMKDIANQTIKEKGEFKSIDLNEYVTDLDHDKKNLKWTVSGNKDLKVVVDNNKIATITTPNKYWNGSEKVTFTVTDPEGAMDKRTVTFTVESVNDLPVFTKPIKDQTIQEKREFAIINLNDIVNDPDHKAEQLTWSFDVKGAKGAPKGYTPKLTVSVDDQRMAKVVIPDKYWNGAEEITFKVEDPDGGKATCTALFTVASVNDAPIIGKINDQTVNEKESFADFDLAAIVKDPDHAFDKLKIEVTGNKDLKVNVGKDGKVSVKTPSNLWNGSEKITFTVTDPEGASAKATAAFTVKSINDPPVMKDIADQKIKEKGSFKSFNLDDFVTDLDHPKAKLKWKIEGAKELKVAMDASHNVSISQPNQYWHGSEKIKFSVVDPEGATDSRTVTFTVESVNDAPVFVRELKDQFIDEKKEFAKIKLDDLVNDPDHQKGELKWSFDVKPAKAGAAEASAKGKKAKKAEPETAAPATESLNVKVETVNGQRVAVIAIPNKYWNGAADITFNVTDPEGAKASKTAHFEVRSINDAPKISDKAPKGETIREGGRFKTVDLSTLASDPDHKTSQLKWSVSGNKQLKVDLRKDNTAIVSVPNDQWNGKEMITFTVTDPEGASANVKMVFEVTRVNDAPVLVKKIADQKIKEKETFKQIKLDEYVKDPDNKPNELIWTVTGNKKLKAEISPSRVLTVSAPDPHFWCAPEALVIMVKDPEGLATSQIVNFEITSVNDAPVMKDIPDQKIKEKGIFKEIDLNKFVKDPDHANNELTWTVKVAKVSAAAAPAKKPAKKAAKKGKEAAAEPAAEPADEFQVEIDSKNIARVKLPNKYWNGERNVTFTVTDPEGAKDSRTVNFLVESVNDAPVIKPIPVQSIEEKKQFEPIDLTQYVSDPDHKFEQLKFQLSEPRALKASINAKKQLVVTTPNKYWNGSEKIKLDVYDPEEAKASVQIVFEVTPVNDPPVIKHIAGQKIKEKEKFQVVDLSKAAEDPDNKPNELTWTVTGNKALKVDIKGTRAQILTPNPNWNGKETLTFTVKDIAGASASTTATFEVIPVNDPPALKPVQPFTIDEKKTFAPFDFSKVVSDPDNKLEELVWTLDNETPASKNAKAGGKKGKAAKGSEPAVKHELHFEISDKGVLTCEIPNKLWNGSETVTVNVFDPAGEKASVQVKYTVKPVNDPPVVKEIPGQETFEGKPFKTIKLDQYVTDPDHKVNEIKWKVSGAKNLAVEINGNREANIRPKKGDWFGDETLVFTAQDPAGGMDKAVAKFVVKHVNAAPIMKPFREDGYTIKEDDKGGVIAQFNLQQIARDKDHRFEDLKWSFTGNKFLVVKYDKNKKTVAVMQPHENWNGKPEKITFTVTDPDGAKASQSAIFTVMPVNDLPVASNMTYMTQEGEELKVSASEGLMSAISDADGEKPVSVQVVQKPRNGKITLNEKDGSFTYMPNKGFSGLDEFTYKAKDPAGAFSNIATAEVNVSFKMNDLRGGKKAEKKAEEKKEEPKDAPKGKKKKRK comes from the coding sequence ATGAGACGAAAGAATTGGTCTGTGGCGGCACTCCTTGCTTCTGCTGGACTTCTTGCTTCCCTTGGTGTAGCTCAGGAAGCTGGTGAAGCAGCAGCAAATGAAGCACCGTCTGTAAGTGGAATTCCTGGTGAATCCATTGATGAAGGTGGCAAGTTTGCTCCTATCAAGCTGGACCAGTATGTGTCCGACGATATGGACAAGCCTGAACAGCTCAAGTGGTCCGTTAGTGGCAACAAGATGCTGAAGGTTACCATTTCTAAGGATCGTATTGCAACGATTGAAACTCCGGACCAGTACTGGAACGGTAACGAAGACATTACCTTCGCTGCTACCGATACTAAGGGCGCCGTAGGTTCCGAAACTGCGAACTTCAATGTTGAATCCGTGAACAATCCGCCGGTGGTGGCTCAGATTCCTGACCAGACCATCGATGAAGGTCAGAAGTTCACCAAGATTCGTCTGGATGACTTTGTTACCGACCCTGACCATCCCAAGAACCAGATGCTCTGGGAATTTGACATTACTCCCAATGGCAAGGATCAGGCCGAAGGTGACCTGAACGTGGAAATCGACCAGAACCGTGTCGCTACCATCGTTATTCCCGATCCCAACTGGTATGGTTCCGCTAAGATTAAGTTCACTGCAACTGACGGTGAATATGCTAGCGATTCCAAGACTGCAATCTTTACCGTGAAGCCTATCAACGATGCTCCGGTCATGCAGAAGATTCCTGACCAGACCATCGAAGAAAAGAACGAATTCGAATCCATCAGTCTCACTGATTTCGTAACTGATGTGGATGACGATGTTTCCAAGCTGAAGTGGACCATTACTGGCGGTAAGGACTTGAAGATCGATGTCGATAAGTACGGCACCGCAAATATCAAGATTCCGAATGAATACTGGAATGGTTCTGAAAACTTCACCGTCACTGCAACTGATGCTGCTGGCGCTTCTGCAAGCTCCAAGCTCACCCTTACAGTGAAGTCCATCAACGATGCTCCGGAATTTGTACAGGAAGTTCCTGAACAAACTATCGAAGAAAAGCAGGAATTCAAGCCTATCGAACTGGATAAGCTTGTTAAGGATCCTGATCATCCTTACGAACAACTTAAGTGGACCGTTTCTGGCAACAAGGACCTGAAGGTCAATATTGCTGGTAAGACTGCTACCATCAAGATTCCGAACAAACTCTGGAACGGCAGCGAATCCATCAAGTTCAAGGTTTGCGATCCGGAAGGCGCTTGCGCTGAATCCGAAAATTCCTTCACCGTCAACTCTGTAAATGACGTTCCGACTTTCGTGAAGACCATCCCGAACCAGAACATTGACGAAAAGAAGACTTTCGCCAAGATCAAACTGGACGATTACATCGAGGATGCTGACCACAAGAAGAGCGAACTCTCCTGGGAAGCCGATGTGAAGCATCAGGGAAAGGAACCGGAATCCGGTACCTTGAATGTAAATATCGATGAATCCCATGTGGCATCCATTGAAATTCCGGATACCTACTGGAACGGTACTGCAGTGGTGACCTTCACCTGTACTGACCCCGAAGGCGCTTCCGTAAAGCAGAACGTTACTCTGTCTGTAAAGTCGATTAACGATCTGCCCGTATTCACCAAGATTCCTGATCAGACCATCGAAGAAAAGAATGAATTCAATTCCATTAACCTGGAAGAATTCCTTTCCGATGCTGACCATGACATTTCCAAGCTGAAGATTGATATCACTGGCAACAAGGATATCAAGGTCGATCTGAATTCCAAGACTCGCGACGTTTCCTTCAAGACTCCGAACGAACTCTGGAATGGTTCCGAAACCATCACCTTTACTGCAACCGACCCGGAAGGCGGCGTTGCCAAGACTCAGATGAAGCTGACCGTGAAGTCCATCAATGATCCTCCCGTCATGAAGGACATTCCGGAACAGACCATCAAGGAAAAAGGCCAGTTCAAGCCTGTTGAACTGGACAAGTATGTTGAAGATCTGGACCACTCTAAGGATAAGCTGAAGTGGACTGTTACCGGTCAGCGTGAACTGAAGGTTGTTGTGGACGGTAGCCGTGTCCTGAAGGTTACTCCGCCCAGCCCGCAGTGGAACGGTTCCGAAACACTCACCATCAAGGTGACTGACCCGGAAGGCGCAACAGACGAACGCACTGTTGCATACACCGTCGAATCCGTGAACGATGTTCCGGAATTTGTAAAGCAGATTGCTCCGCAGACTATTAAGGAAAAGTCTCAGTTCCAGCCCATCAAGCTGGGTGAAATGGTCCGTGACCTGGATAATAAGCTCAGTGACTTGACCTTCACCGTTGATGTGAAGTCCTCTGTCAAGGGTAAGGACGCCGGCCTCACTGTTGAAATTGATGCTCAGCAGGTGGCTAAGATCATCATTCCTAACAAGCTGTGGAATGGTGCCGACGAAATCACCTTTACTGTCACTGACCCGGAAGGCGCAACCGCTTCTTCTAAGGCTCTGTTCACCGTTCAGTCCGTGAACGACGTTCCGACCCTCAAGAAGATTCCTGACCAGATGATTGACGAAAAGATGGAATTCGCATCCATCAACCTTGCTGAACTGGCTGCTGACGCTGACCATGAATTCAAGCTGTTGAAGTGGTCCGTCTCTGGCAACAAGGACCTGAAGATTGATATTTCCAAGGATGGCGTTGCTACTGTTAAGACTCCGTCCAAGCTGTGGAACGGTTCCGAAAAGGTAACCTTCACTGTTACTGACCCGGAAGGCGCTTCTGCAAAGAGCGAAGCTGTGTTTACAGTGAAGTCCATCAATGACGCTCCTGTCATGAAGGATATCGCAAACCAGACCATCAAGGAAAAGGGCGAATTCAAGTCTATTGACCTGAATGAATACGTCACCGACCTTGACCACGACAAGAAAAACCTGAAGTGGACTGTTTCTGGTAACAAGGACCTGAAGGTTGTTGTCGACAATAACAAGATTGCTACTATCACCACTCCGAACAAGTACTGGAACGGTTCTGAAAAGGTAACCTTCACTGTTACTGACCCGGAAGGTGCAATGGATAAGCGCACTGTTACCTTCACTGTTGAATCTGTCAATGACCTGCCTGTATTCACCAAGCCCATCAAGGACCAGACCATTCAGGAAAAGCGTGAATTCGCTATTATCAACCTGAACGATATCGTCAATGATCCGGACCATAAGGCTGAACAGTTGACTTGGTCCTTCGACGTGAAGGGCGCAAAGGGTGCTCCTAAGGGTTATACCCCCAAGCTGACCGTCTCTGTGGATGACCAGCGTATGGCTAAGGTTGTCATTCCGGACAAGTATTGGAATGGTGCCGAAGAAATCACCTTCAAGGTTGAAGACCCGGATGGTGGTAAGGCAACTTGCACCGCTCTGTTCACCGTTGCATCTGTGAACGATGCTCCGATTATTGGCAAGATTAATGACCAGACCGTTAACGAAAAGGAATCCTTTGCTGACTTTGACCTGGCTGCAATCGTTAAAGATCCGGATCACGCATTCGATAAGCTTAAGATTGAAGTTACTGGCAATAAGGATTTGAAGGTGAACGTGGGTAAGGACGGCAAGGTTTCCGTCAAGACTCCGAGCAACCTTTGGAATGGTTCTGAAAAGATTACCTTCACTGTCACTGACCCGGAAGGTGCCTCTGCTAAGGCTACTGCCGCATTTACCGTGAAGTCCATCAACGATCCTCCTGTCATGAAGGATATTGCTGATCAGAAGATCAAGGAAAAGGGCTCCTTCAAGTCCTTCAACCTGGATGATTTCGTTACTGACCTCGATCATCCGAAGGCTAAGCTGAAGTGGAAGATCGAAGGTGCTAAGGAACTGAAGGTTGCTATGGACGCAAGCCACAATGTGTCTATCTCTCAGCCGAATCAGTACTGGCATGGTTCCGAAAAGATTAAGTTCTCCGTTGTCGACCCTGAAGGCGCAACCGATAGCCGTACCGTTACCTTCACAGTAGAATCCGTGAATGACGCTCCGGTCTTCGTACGCGAACTGAAGGATCAGTTCATCGACGAAAAGAAGGAATTTGCAAAGATCAAGCTGGATGACCTGGTCAATGACCCGGATCACCAGAAGGGTGAATTGAAGTGGAGCTTTGATGTGAAGCCTGCAAAGGCCGGTGCTGCAGAAGCATCCGCAAAGGGCAAGAAGGCAAAGAAGGCTGAACCTGAAACTGCTGCTCCTGCAACTGAATCTCTTAACGTGAAGGTAGAAACTGTCAATGGCCAGCGTGTCGCTGTAATCGCTATTCCCAACAAGTACTGGAATGGTGCTGCTGACATTACCTTCAATGTAACTGACCCGGAAGGTGCAAAGGCTTCCAAGACCGCACACTTTGAAGTTCGTTCTATCAACGATGCTCCGAAGATTTCCGACAAGGCTCCGAAGGGTGAAACCATCCGCGAAGGTGGCCGTTTCAAGACTGTTGACCTGTCCACTCTCGCTTCCGACCCGGATCACAAGACTTCTCAGCTGAAGTGGAGTGTTTCTGGCAATAAGCAGCTGAAGGTGGATCTCCGTAAGGATAACACTGCTATTGTCTCTGTGCCGAATGACCAGTGGAATGGCAAGGAAATGATTACCTTCACCGTTACCGACCCGGAAGGCGCTTCTGCTAACGTGAAGATGGTCTTCGAAGTGACCCGCGTGAACGACGCTCCGGTACTGGTAAAGAAGATTGCTGATCAGAAGATCAAGGAAAAGGAAACCTTCAAGCAGATCAAGCTTGACGAATACGTGAAGGATCCGGATAACAAGCCCAATGAACTCATTTGGACGGTTACCGGTAACAAGAAGCTGAAGGCTGAAATTTCTCCGAGCCGCGTCCTTACCGTTAGCGCTCCTGATCCGCACTTCTGGTGTGCTCCGGAAGCTCTGGTGATCATGGTGAAGGACCCGGAAGGCCTGGCAACTTCTCAGATCGTGAACTTCGAAATCACTTCTGTGAACGATGCTCCTGTCATGAAGGATATTCCTGACCAGAAGATCAAGGAAAAGGGTATCTTCAAGGAAATCGACCTGAACAAGTTCGTGAAGGATCCGGACCATGCTAATAATGAACTGACCTGGACCGTCAAGGTCGCTAAGGTTTCCGCTGCTGCCGCTCCTGCCAAGAAGCCTGCTAAGAAGGCTGCCAAGAAGGGTAAGGAAGCTGCCGCCGAACCTGCTGCTGAACCGGCCGATGAATTCCAGGTTGAAATTGACAGCAAGAACATTGCTCGTGTGAAGTTGCCGAATAAGTACTGGAACGGTGAACGTAACGTGACCTTCACTGTTACCGACCCGGAAGGTGCTAAGGATTCTCGTACTGTCAACTTCCTCGTTGAATCCGTGAACGATGCTCCTGTGATTAAGCCTATCCCGGTTCAGTCTATTGAGGAAAAGAAGCAGTTCGAACCTATTGACCTGACTCAGTATGTTTCTGATCCGGATCACAAGTTTGAACAGCTGAAGTTCCAGCTCTCTGAACCTCGTGCACTCAAGGCATCCATCAATGCCAAGAAGCAGCTGGTGGTTACCACTCCGAACAAGTACTGGAATGGTTCCGAAAAGATTAAGCTGGATGTCTATGACCCGGAAGAAGCTAAGGCTTCTGTCCAGATCGTCTTCGAAGTTACTCCGGTAAACGATCCTCCTGTAATCAAGCACATTGCTGGTCAGAAGATCAAGGAAAAGGAAAAGTTCCAGGTGGTTGACCTGTCCAAGGCTGCAGAAGACCCGGACAACAAGCCCAATGAACTGACCTGGACGGTTACTGGCAACAAGGCTCTGAAGGTCGATATCAAGGGTACCCGTGCTCAGATTCTCACTCCGAATCCCAACTGGAACGGTAAGGAAACTCTGACCTTCACTGTGAAGGATATTGCAGGTGCATCCGCATCTACCACTGCTACCTTCGAAGTGATCCCGGTGAACGATCCTCCTGCTCTGAAGCCGGTTCAGCCTTTCACTATCGATGAAAAGAAGACCTTCGCTCCGTTTGACTTTAGTAAGGTTGTGAGCGATCCGGATAACAAGCTGGAAGAACTGGTTTGGACTCTGGATAACGAAACTCCTGCTTCCAAGAATGCTAAGGCTGGTGGTAAGAAGGGTAAGGCTGCTAAGGGTAGCGAACCTGCCGTCAAGCATGAACTGCACTTCGAAATCAGCGATAAGGGTGTCCTTACCTGCGAAATTCCCAACAAGCTGTGGAACGGCTCTGAAACTGTGACTGTGAACGTCTTTGACCCGGCTGGCGAAAAGGCTTCTGTCCAGGTGAAGTACACTGTTAAGCCGGTGAACGATCCTCCTGTTGTTAAGGAAATTCCGGGCCAGGAAACCTTCGAAGGCAAGCCCTTCAAGACCATCAAGCTGGACCAGTACGTAACTGACCCTGACCACAAGGTTAACGAAATCAAGTGGAAGGTCTCTGGCGCTAAGAATCTTGCTGTGGAAATCAACGGCAACCGTGAAGCTAACATCCGCCCGAAGAAGGGTGACTGGTTCGGTGATGAAACTCTGGTATTCACTGCACAGGATCCTGCTGGTGGCATGGACAAGGCTGTTGCTAAGTTTGTCGTAAAGCATGTAAATGCTGCCCCGATTATGAAGCCGTTCCGTGAAGATGGCTATACCATCAAGGAAGACGATAAGGGTGGTGTGATTGCTCAGTTCAACCTGCAGCAGATTGCTCGCGACAAGGATCATCGCTTTGAAGACCTGAAGTGGTCCTTCACTGGCAATAAGTTCCTCGTTGTGAAGTATGACAAGAACAAGAAGACTGTTGCTGTGATGCAGCCCCATGAAAACTGGAACGGCAAGCCGGAAAAGATTACCTTCACTGTGACTGACCCGGATGGCGCAAAGGCTAGCCAGAGCGCAATCTTCACTGTCATGCCTGTGAATGACCTGCCGGTCGCAAGCAATATGACTTACATGACTCAGGAAGGCGAAGAACTGAAGGTTTCTGCTTCTGAAGGTCTGATGTCTGCAATTAGCGATGCCGATGGCGAAAAGCCGGTCTCTGTTCAGGTTGTCCAGAAGCCGCGCAACGGTAAGATTACCTTAAACGAAAAGGATGGTTCCTTCACCTATATGCCGAATAAGGGCTTCTCCGGTCTGGATGAGTTCACTTACAAGGCCAAGGATCCGGCTGGTGCCTTCTCCAACATTGCGACTGCAGAAGTCAACGTCAGCTTCAAGATGAATGACCTCCGCGGTGGTAAGAAGGCCGAAAAGAAGGCTGAAGAAAAGAAGGAAGAACCGAAGGATGCTCCTAAGGGCAAGAAGAAGAAGCGTAAGTAA